One stretch of Passer domesticus isolate bPasDom1 chromosome 2, bPasDom1.hap1, whole genome shotgun sequence DNA includes these proteins:
- the N6AMT1 gene encoding methyltransferase N6AMT1 gives MRAGMALPTPRYEHLGPGGPFRDVYEPAEDTFLLLDALERDAGSLREARVEICLEIGSGSGVVSTFLASSILGPSALYICTDINPMAAYCTQETALLNNVHLQPVITDLVKGLSPRLNGKVDLLLFNPPYVVTPSEEVKSCGIEASWAGGTQGREVMDRVFPLVPDLLSPGGLFYLVTIKENNPDEILETMKKSGLKGTQVLSRQAGQEMLTILRFRKS, from the exons ATGCGGGCCGGGATGGCGCTGCCCACCCCGCGCTACGAGCACCTGGGCCCCGGGGGGCCCTTTCGGGACGTGTACGAGCCGGCCGAGGACACCTTCCTGCTGCTCGATGCGCTGGAGCGGGACGCGGGCAGCCTGCGGGAGGCTCG AGTCGAGATCTGCCTTGAAATAGGATCTGGATCTGGTGTGGTTTCAACATTTCTGGCTTCTTCCATCCTTGGACCCAGTGCACTCTACAT ATGCACAGATATCAACCCCATGGCAGCTTACTGTACCCAGGAGACAGCTCTGCTTAATAATGTCCACCTGCAGCCTGTCATCACTGACTTG GTCAAAGGATTATCCCCGAGATTAAATGGGAAGGTTGATCTACTGCTGTTTAACCCACCATATGTGGTAACACCTTCTGAAGAG GTGAAAAGCTGTGGAATAGAGGcatcctgggctgggggcacacagggcagagAAGTAATGGATAGAGTTTTCCCACTAGTACCAGACCTGCTTTCACCAGGAGGATTATTCTACTTGGTCACAATTAAAGAAAACAATCCAG ATGAAATTTTGGaaacaatgaagaaaagtgGCTTAAAAGGCACACAAGTACTTTCCAGGCAAGCAGGACAAGAGATGCTGACAATCCTCAGATTCAGGAAATCTTGA